From Scleropages formosus chromosome 1, fSclFor1.1, whole genome shotgun sequence, a single genomic window includes:
- the LOC108926467 gene encoding gamma-crystallin M3-like produces MGRIIFYEDRNFQGRSYETSSDCVDLTSYLSRCHSCRVESGCFMVYDRSNYMGNQYFVRRGEYSDYSRMTGFSDCIRSCRTIPMHRGPFRMKIYERENFGGQMHELMEDCDSIQDRFRMSDCQSCNVMDGHWLLYEQPHYRGRMMYLRPGEYKSFRDMGMGSMRFSSIRRIVDSC; encoded by the exons ATGGGCAGG ATTATCTTTTATGAGGACAGAAACTTCCAGGGTCGCTCCTATGAGACCAGCAGCGACTGTGTTGACCTCACCTCCTACTTGAGTCGCTGCCACTCCTGCAGGGTGGAGAGCGGCTGCTTCATGGTCTATGACCGCTCCAACTACATGGGCAACCAGTACTTCGTCAGGAGGGGTGAATATTCTGACTACTCTCGCATGACGGGCTTCAGCGATTGCATCCGCTCCTGCCGTACAATCCCCATG CATCGAGGACCTTTCAGAATGAAGATCTACGAGAGGGAGAACTTCGGGGGCCAGATGCATGAGCTGATGGAGGACTGCGACTCAATCCAGGACCGTTTCCGTATGTCTGACTGCCAGTCCTGCAATGTGATGGATGGCCACTGGCTCCTGTACGAACAGCCCCACTACAGGGGCAGGATGATGTACCTGAGGCCTGGGGAGTACAAGAGCTTTAGGGACATGGGCATGGGGTCCATGAGGTTCAGTTCCATCAGGCGCATTGTGGATTCCTGTTAA
- the LOC108926468 gene encoding gamma-crystallin M3-like, producing MGRIIFYEDRNFQGRSYETSSDCVDLSSYLSRCSSIRVESGCFMVYERPNFMGHQFFLRQGEYPDYQYLMSMGMMGESVRSCRVIPMHRGTFRMRIYERENFGGQMTELTDDCESIQDRFRMSDCQSCQVIEGPWLMYEQPHYRGRQMLMMPGEYRSFREMGMRMRVSSIRRIMEPC from the exons ATGGGCAGG ATAATTTTCTATGAGGACAGAAACTTCCAGGGCCGGTCCTATGAGACCAGCAGCGACTGTGTCGACCTCTCCTCCTACCTGAGCCGCTGTAGCTCCATCAGGGTGGAGAGCGGCTGCTTTATGGTCTACGAGCGCCCCAACTTCATGGGCCACCAGTTCTTCTTGAGGCAGGGAGAGTATCCTGACTACCAGTACCTGATGAGCATGGGCATGATGGGAGAGTCAGTTCGATCCTGTCGTGTGATCCCCATG cacagaggAACCTTCCGAATGAGAATCTATGAAAGGGAGAATTTTGGTGGTCAAATGACGGAGCTGACGGACGACTGCGAGTCAATCCAGGACCGTTTCCGCATGTCCGATTGTCAGTCCTGCCAGGTGATAGAAGGACCCTGGCTCATGTATGAGCAGCCCCACTACAGAGGCAGGCAGATGCTCATGATGCCAGGAGAGTACAGGAGCTTCCGGGAGATGGGCATGAGAATGCGTGTCAGTTCCATTAGGCGCATCATGGAGCCCTGTTGA
- the LOC108926462 gene encoding gamma-crystallin M1-like produces MGRIIFYEDRNFQGRSYETSSDCVDLSSYLSRCSSIRVESGCFMVYERPNFMGHQFFLRRGEYPDYQYLMSMGMMGESVRSCRIIPVHRGPFRMRIYERENFGGQMHELMEDCDSIQDRFHMSNCQSCHVMDGHWLLYEQPHYRGRMMYLRPGEYRSLRDMGMGSMRFMSMRRIMDTY; encoded by the exons ATGGGCAGG ATTATATTCTATGAGGACAGAAACTTCCAGGGCCGGTCTTATGAGACCAGCAGCGACTGTGTCGACCTCTCATCCTACCTGAGCCGCTGTAGCTCCATCAGGGTGGAGAGCGGCTGCTTTATGGTCTACGAGCGCCCCAACTTTATGGGCCACCAGTTCTTCTTGAGGCGGGGAGAGTATCCTGACTACCAGTACCTGATGAGCATGGGCATGATGGGAGAGTCAGTTCGATCCTGCCGCATAATCCCTGTG cACAGAGGACCCTTCAGaatgaggatctacgagagaGAGAACTTTGGGGGCCAGATGCACGAGCTGATGGAGGACTGCGACTCAATCCAGGACCGTTTCCACATGTCTAACTGCCAGTCCTGCCATGTGATGGACGGCCACTGGCTCCTGTATGAGCAGCCGCACTACAGGGGCAGGATGATGTACCTGAGGCCTGGGGAGTACAGGAGTCTTAGGGACATGGGCATGGGGTCCATGAGGTTCATGTCCATGAGACGTATCATGGATACTTATTAA
- the LOC108926471 gene encoding gamma-crystallin M3-like, producing MGRIIFYEDRNFQGRSYETSSDCVDLSSYLSRCSSTRVESGCFMVYERPNFMGTQMLLRRGEYPDNQRMMGTSMSDCVKSCRMVPMHRGPFSMRIYERENFGGQMHELTEDCESIQDRFRMSNCQSCHVMDGHWLLYEQPHYRGRMMYLRPGEYRSFRDMGMESMKFNSIRRILDSC from the exons ATGGGCAGG ATAATTTTCTATGAAGACCGCAACTTCCAGGGTCGGTCCTATGAGACCAGCAGCGACTGTGTCGACCTCTCCTCCTACCTGAGCCGCTGCAGCTCCACCAGGGTGGAGAGTGGCTGCTTCATGGTCTACGAGCGCCCCAACTTCATGGGAACCCAGATGTTACTCAGAAGGGGGGAGTATCCTGACAACCAACGCATGATGGGAACCAGCATGAGCGACTGTGTTAAGTCCTGCCGCATGGTTCCCATG CACAGAGGACCCTTCAgtatgaggatctacgagagggAGAACTTCGGGGGCCAGATGCACGAGCTGACGGAGGACTGCGAGTCGATCCAGGACCGTTTCCGTATGTCCAACTGCCAGTCCTGCCACGTGATGGATGGCCACTGGCTCCTGTATGAGCAACCCCACTACAGGGGCAGGATGATGTACCTGAGGCCTGGGGAGTACAGGAGCTTTAGGGACATGGGAATGGAATCCATGAAATTCAACTCCATCCGGCGTATTCTGGACTCCTGCTAG
- the LOC108926463 gene encoding gamma-crystallin M3-like produces the protein MAKCLNQIIFYEDRNFQGRSYEISTDCGDLSSYLSRCSSCRVESGCFMVYDRSNYMGNQYFLRRGEYSDYQKIHMKDSIRSCYMIPQHSGPFKIRIYERENFGGQMMELTDDCESIQDRFRMSDIQSCNVMDGHWLLYEQPHYRGRMMYLRPGEYRSFRDMGIGSTRFSSIRRIVDTYH, from the exons ATGGCCAAG TGTTTGAATCAGATCATCTTCTACGAGGACAGAAACTTCCAGGGTCGCTCTTATGAGATCAGCACTGACTGCGGGGATCTCTCCTCCTACCTGAGTCGCTGCAGCTCCTGCAGGGTGGAGAGTGGCTGCTTCATGGTTTATGACCGTTCCAATTACATGGGCAACCAGTACTTCCTCAGAAGGGGTGAATATTCCGACTACCAGAAAATTCACATGAAAGATTCCATCCGTTCCTGCTACATGATCCCCCAG CATTCTGGACCATTTAAAATTAGAATCTATGAGAGGGAAAACTTCGGAGGCCAGATGATGGAGCTCACTGATGACTGCGAGTCAATCCAAGACCGTTTCCGCATGTCTGACATTCAGTCTTGCAATGTGATGGACGGTCACTGGCTCCTGTATGAGCAGCCCCACTACAGGGGCAGGATGATGTATCTGAGGCCTGGGGAGTACAGGAGCTTTAGAGACATGGGGATAGGTTCCACGAGGTTCAGCTCCATCAGACGTATTGTGGACACCTATCACTGA
- the LOC108926504 gene encoding gamma-crystallin M2-like: MGKIVFFEDPNFKGLSYETSCDCPTLHAQFRRCNSIRVEAGCWVLYERPNYMGYQYILTPGEYPDYQHWMGFNDSIRSCRCVKNVYGKVYKIRLYEKPDFGGKMVEHGEDCPSVQEAFKLHEIHSCIVLDGAWAFYNESNYKGRQYFLERGEYRQHEAWGATSPAVGSFRRITKF; encoded by the exons ATGGGAAAG ATTGTGTTTTTTGAAGACCCAAATTTCAAGGGTTTAAGCTATGAGACCAGCTGCGACTGTCCAACCCTGCATGCACAGTTCAGACGCTGTAACTCCATCAGGGTGGAAGCCGGCTGCTGGGTGTTATACGAGCGCCCCAATTACATGGGGTACCAGTATATCCTGACACCCGGAGAGTACCCTGACTACCAGCACTGGATGGGCTTCAATGACTCTATCAGGTCTTGCCgatgtgtgaaaaat gtCTACGGAAAAGTGTACAAGATTCGACTTTATGAGAAACCAGACTTTGGAGGCAAAATGGTAGAGCATGGTGAAGACTGCCCCTCAGTCCAGGAGGCTTTCAAGCTGCATGAGATCCACTCCTGCATTGTGCTGGATGGGGCGTGGGCCTTCTACAATGAGTCCAACTACAAAGGCCGCCAGTATTTCCTGGAACGAGGAGAGTACCGTCAGCATGAGGCGTGGGGTGCCACCTCACCTGCTGTGGGCTCTTTCCGAAGGATCACTAAATTCTAG
- the LOC108926464 gene encoding gamma-crystallin S-like, with the protein MPFAFVTEDGTGGNVTNALFLLQIVFYEDKKFKGRSHECKTDTSDLHSFFSRCNSIRVEGGCWVVYERPNFMGYQYILTPGEYPDYQHWMGFNDCIRSCRVIKIVHGSDKLKLFEKPNFEGTVMEVTENVPSTPDRFPNKAVHSCHVFHGAWVFFEHPNYSGRQYLLEKGEYSHYTEWGAMHPTVGSIRLITDV; encoded by the exons ATGCCCTTTGCCTTTGT AACTGAAGATGGAACAG GTGGAAATGTTACCAATGCACTTTTTCTATTACAGATTGTGTTCTACGAGGACAAGAAATTCAAGGGTCGCTCCCATGAGTGCAAAACCGACACTAGTGATTTGCACTCCTTTTTCAGCCGCTGTAACTCCATCAGGGTGGAGGGAGGCTGCTGGGTGGTGTATGAGCGCCCTAACTTTATGGGATACCAGTATATCCTAACCCCTGGGGAGTACCCTGACTACCAACATTGGATGGGCTTCAATGACTGTATCAGGTCTTGTCGTGTCATTAAAATT GTCCATGGTTCAGACAAACTGAAGTTATTTGAGAAGCCCAACTTTGAGGGCACTGTCATGGAGGTGACAGAGAATGTGCCCTCCACTCCAGACCGTTTTCCAAATAAGGCGGTGCACTCCTGCCATGTGTTCCATGGCGCCTGGGTCTTCTTTGAGCACCCCAACTACAGTGGCCGGCAGTACCTCCTGGAGAAGGGCGAGTATAGCCACTACACTGAGTGGGGAGCCATGCACCCCACCGTGGGATCCATCAGGCTCATCACAGACGTCTAG